The stretch of DNA TATTTTATCACGTTAACTATTTTTCTAATTTTTTGTTTTTGCCGTTTCAAGAATCTCTAAAACTCTCCAGTGTTTCCTTTTACTGAGGGGCCTTGTTTCAATAATCTTAACTTTATCACCTGTTGAGCATTTACTGTGTTCATCATGAACCATATACTTTTTTGATCTTTTAACTATTTTTCCAAAAGTAGAGTGTTTAACTTTTCTTTCAACATTGACAATGAAAGTCTTATCACTCTTATTTCTTATCACTACCCCCTCAAAAATCTTTCTTTTACATTGCCCCTTCATTCAATGCTTCTCCTTTTTCTCTTTTATTCTCCTTATTCTTTTCATTAAGGATCGTTTCAATCCTAGCAATATCCCTTCGTACTATTCTTATCCTAATAGGATTCCCTATCTGACCTGTTGCATCTTGAAACTTAAGATTAAACAGTTCATTTTTGAGCTCTTTTCCTTTGTTTGTTAGCTCTTCTATCGTCAGTTCCCTCAGTTCACTGGCTTTCATCTCTAATCCTTTATACTAATCATTAGAAACAAATTGAGTAGCAACAGAAAGTTTATGAGATGCTAGTCTCATTGCTTCTTTTGCAACTTCTTTAGGGATACCATCCATCTCGTATAAGATTCTTCCAGGCTTAACAACGGCTACCCAAAACTCTGGGGCTCCTTTCCCTTTCCCCATTCTCGTCTCTGCTGGTTTTTTTGTAATAGGTTTATCAGGAAAGATTCTTATCCAAACCTTCCCTCCTCTTTTAACATGGCGCGTTATAGCTATTCTTGCTGCTTCTATTTGTCTATTGGTAATCCAGCCGGCTTCTGAGGCCATGAGACCATAATTGCCAAAATTCAAAGTATTTCCTGCAGATGCTTTACCTTTTCTTCTTCCTTTTTGCATTTTTCTATATTTCGTTTTTTTTGGCATCAGCATTTTTCAGTCCTCACTGATAGTATAAGAATCTTTACTTTACCTCTAAAATTTCTTTTTCTTCTGTGTCTTCTTTTACTGAAAAAACTTCACCCTTGAATATCCAGACTTTTACGCCAATCACCCCATATAAGGTCTTAGCGATTGCAAAACCGTAATCTATATCAGCCCTTATTGTCTGTAAAGGAATCCTTCCTTCTTTGTACCATTCTTTTCTTGCCATTTCTGCCCCACCTAATCTCCCCGCACATTTAATCTTAATGCCCTGTGCACCAAACCTTAAAGCAGCGGTTACACTCCTTTTCATAGCTCTTCTAAAAGAGACTCTTTTCTCAAGCTGGAGAGCTATGTTTTCAGCAATTAACTGGGCATCTATCTCTGCCCTTCTAATCTCAATAATATTAAGAACTATCTCTTTATTTGTAAAATTAGATAATTCATTTTTTAACCTATCAACCTCAGAACCTTTTCTACCTATAATGATTCCAGGCCTAGCAGTGTGAATATTAATCTTTACTCTATTAGCAGCCCGTTCTATTTCTACTTTCGATATACCTGCATGAAAAAGTTGCTTTTTGATATAATCCCGAATAAAAATATCTTCATGCAATAATTCTCCATAAGTTTTCTTTGCAAACCAATTAGACTGCCACTGCTTATTTATCCCTAGTCTAAAACCTATTGGATGTACCTTTTGTCCCAAAAATTACCCCCTTAATAGATTTAAAAT from Nitrospinota bacterium encodes:
- the rpsQ gene encoding 30S ribosomal protein S17 translates to MKGQCKRKIFEGVVIRNKSDKTFIVNVERKVKHSTFGKIVKRSKKYMVHDEHSKCSTGDKVKIIETRPLSKRKHWRVLEILETAKTKN
- the rpmC gene encoding 50S ribosomal protein L29, whose product is MKASELRELTIEELTNKGKELKNELFNLKFQDATGQIGNPIRIRIVRRDIARIETILNEKNKENKREKGEALNEGAM
- the rplP gene encoding 50S ribosomal protein L16, yielding MLMPKKTKYRKMQKGRRKGKASAGNTLNFGNYGLMASEAGWITNRQIEAARIAITRHVKRGGKVWIRIFPDKPITKKPAETRMGKGKGAPEFWVAVVKPGRILYEMDGIPKEVAKEAMRLASHKLSVATQFVSND
- the rpsC gene encoding 30S ribosomal protein S3 → MGQKVHPIGFRLGINKQWQSNWFAKKTYGELLHEDIFIRDYIKKQLFHAGISKVEIERAANRVKINIHTARPGIIIGRKGSEVDRLKNELSNFTNKEIVLNIIEIRRAEIDAQLIAENIALQLEKRVSFRRAMKRSVTAALRFGAQGIKIKCAGRLGGAEMARKEWYKEGRIPLQTIRADIDYGFAIAKTLYGVIGVKVWIFKGEVFSVKEDTEEKEILEVK